The window GGGACCCTCCCACACGGGGTACGGATCCTCCGGGGTCGTCACTCCCAGCTCGCGGCAGACCTCCACGAGGTGTTCGTAGCGGGCCACGCCGCGCAGGGTGACGGTGTCCTTGGGGTGGGTCCACAGCTCGTGGTTGCCGGGTGCCCAGATCACCTTGCGGAAGCGGGAGGCGAGCGTTTCGAGGGCCCAGCGGATGTCGGCCACCGTCTCCGCGACGTCGCCGGCCACCAGCAGCCAGTCGTCCTCGGTCTCGGGGCGCATCCCCTCGACGAGGGCGCGGTTCTCGGCGTATCCGATGTGCAGGTCGCTGATGGCCAGCAGCCGGCCCGGACGGTCAGCCGTCGTCACCCTCGCCCCCTCCGTGGACCGGAGACGCCCCTCGGCGTGCCCGGATGGGACCACAAGAACACATGCCGCCTCCACGGTACAAGAGCGGCTTTAGCCGCCTCGCCGACGATATGGCCACGGCCGGTTTTCTGGGTGCGGGTCCATCGTGGCTGCTCGCGCCTTTCCCCGCGCCCCTTGCGGGGCGCCCAGCCCGAGGAGAGCTATGACAGGCGCATCCGGCTCCGAGCGTCTGGTGGAGAGCGGGCCCGCCACGCTGGTCGAGCTGCATCGTGAGGGGCGGCTCGTTCGTGAGTATCCCGGTGTTCGGCAGTTGCTCGCCGGGGCCTCGGACGCCGAACTCGCCCGGGCCGGGCAGCTGTTGGCGCGGCTCGATCCGGGCGAGGTGGCGGCGGAGCACCCGGCCGTGCCGGTCGTGACCGTAGCCGTCACCGGGCACGGCACGCTGGCACCGCTGTTGCCGCCCCTGACCGTCGAACTGGCCCGCCACGGGCTGCTGTTGCGGCCGCGTCTCGGGGACTTCGACGCGTACGTCTTCGACCTGGCCGACCCGTGCGGCGAGCTGTACCGGGCCGATCTGGCCCTCTGTGTACTCGATCCGATGGTGGTCTTCGACGAGGTTCCCGTGCCCTGGGGGCCCGAGGACGTGGAGCGGGTCGCGCGGGAGCGGATCGGGACGCTGGCGGGGCTGGTCGCGCGGTTCGTGGAGTCCGCGCGCGGGACGCTCGTCCTCAACACCCTGCCGTTGCCGAGGCGGTTCGCCGCGCAGCTCGTCGATCACCGGTCGCGGGCGCGGCTCGGGGTGGTGTGGCGGGAGGCCAACGCGCGGCTGCTGCGGCTGGCCGAGGAGCACGATCGGGTCGTCGTCCTCGACCTGGACCCGCCGGCCGGCGAGGGCGTGCCCGTCGTGGAGCCGCGGCTGAGCCAGTACACCAGGACGCACCTCTCCCCCGCCCTGCTCGCCGCGTACGCCCGTGAGATCGGGCATCTGGCCCGGCACCGGGCCGGACAGGGCAAGAAGGCCCTCGTCCTGGATCTGGACGGGACGCTGTGGGGCGGGATCCTCGGCGAGGACGGCCCGGACGGCATCGAGATCGGCGCCGACGGCACGCACCGCGGCGGGGCCCACCACGCGTTCCAGCGGGTCGTCGGACAACTCGCCTCGCAGGGCGTGCTGCTGGCCGCCGTCAGCAAGAACGACCCCGAACCGGTCGGAGAGGTGCTGCGCGGGCATCCCGGCATGTTCCTGCGCGAGGACGACTTCGTCCGGGTCGTCGCCAACTGGCGGCCCAAGCACGACAACCTCACCGAGCTCGCCGAGGCCCTCAACCTGGGCGTGGACAGCTTCGTGTTCGTGGACGACAGCCCCTACGAGTGCGGGCTCGTCCGCCACGAGCTGCCCGGTGTCGCCGTCGTACCCGTGAGCGGCGAACCTGCCCTGCACATCGAGGCGTTGCTGCGCGACGGCTGGTTCGACGCCCCGGAGCTGACCCGCGAGGACGTCACACGGGTCGCCCAGTACCGCGACGAGCTGGTCCGCAAGGACTTCCTCGACAGCTTCGACTCCCTTGAGGAGTACCTGCGGCAGCTGCGGGTCGAGGTCCAGCTCGTCGAGGCCGGACCCGCCGAGGTGGCCCGGCTCTCCCAACTGGCCCTGCGCACCAACCAGTTCAACCAGACGACCCTACGGCTCGGGCCCGCCGAGGTGCGCGCCCTCCTCGACGATCCGGCGGCGCGCGTCCTCGCCGTCCGCGCCGCCGACCGCTTCGGGGACAACGGCGTCGTCGGCGCGGTGTTCACGCACCGGCGCGGCGACACCGTCCACATCGACAACTTCCTGCTCAGCTGCCGGGTGTTCTCCCGAGGCATCGAGCAGACCGCGCTCTGCGCCGTGCTGCGACACGCCCGCGCACACGGCGCCCGTGCGGTGCGCGCGAACCACCGGGCCACACCGAAGAACACCAAGGTCAAGGACTTCTACCCGAGGAACGGCTTCGCCCCCGTCACCGATGACGGCACGACCGTGACGTACGAGCACGGCCTCGAGGTCCTGCCCGTGCCGCCCGCGCATGTCCACTTCACCGAGATCCCGGGAGACGACGGCTCGTGAACTCCATCGACGACTTCCTCATCCTCCTCCGGGACGACCTGGGCCTGCCGGTGACCGGCGCGGACGTCGGCGCGGGGCTCGACCGGGTGCCCGGCTGGGACTCGGTGCACCTGCTCTCGCTCCTCGCGCTCCTGGAGCGTACGACCGGCCGTGCGCTCCCCCTCGTGGAGGCCCTGGAGGCCGGCAGCCTGGAGGAGATCTACGCGCTGGCGGTGGCCTCGTGAGGATCTCAGCGGTGGCCCGCGAGCGCCGCCACACCCTGGCCTTCCTCGACGGCATCCGGGGCTTCGCGCCGGTGTTCCTCGGTACGTCGGTCGACATGGGCAACGTACGGGAGCACCGCGCCGGGCAGGCGTCGGGGCGCCGGATCTCCACGGTCACGTACGTGCTCCAGGTGGCCGCGCGGGTGCTGGCCGCGCACCCCGAGGCGAACGCCGCGCTACGGGGCCGATCCAGGGTCGCGCGCTACGACGGCGTGCACGGCAAGTTCACGCTCGACCGCACACTGGTCGGCCGCCGGGTGGTGCTGTCCGCCGTGCTGCCGGACCTGGAACGGGCCGCTCTCGACGAGATCCAGGAGCGCGTCGACCACTTCCGCGAGGGCGACCCCGCGACGATGCCGGAGTTCGCCGGCGTCCGCGCGCTCCAGCGGCTGCCCGGGCCGCTGCGCACCCTCGCCTACCGTGCCGCGACCCGTCCCCTGCGCAGGCGGGCCTCGACGACGGGCACGTTCGCGGTGAGCTCGCTCGGCCACCGTCCCGTGGAGGCGTTCCACTCCGTCGGCGGGACCACGATCACGCTCGGGCTCGGCGCGACCGCCGACCGCCCGGCGGTCCGTGACGGGAGGGTCGTCGTCGCTCCGGTGCTGCCGCTGAGCCTGACCTTCGACCACCGTGTGATCGACGGGGCCGAGGCGGCGGACGTGCTCGCGGAGATCAAGGAGGGCCTGGAGTCCTTCAAGGGGAGCGGGGTCCAGGGGGCCTGACGTGCCTCAGGAGCACCGGCGGGCCCGTCCGGGGATTCTGTAACACGCACGTAGCAGCGAGCACGCTGCGCAGGCCCTATGATCGGCCCTACACAACCGCCACGGACTCCCGTTTTCGAACGGCGGTTTTGTGTACCCATTTACTCCTTGGCCGGGCGCGGCCTGCTTCGCCGTGCCCGTGAACCCTGAAAGGCGGCCTGCATGGTCTCTCGCGTACGCGTCTGGCTCAACCGCACGTACGCGGAGAACGTGTTCTTCATGGATCAGCTACGGCGAAATCCGTGCGGCAGGGCCGTCGAGATCCACGCGACCCACGGCGACGCCGACTCCCCCATCCTCGCCGCCGCCGACGCGGCCGCGCTGGAGCCGGAGGGGCTGTCCCCGGCGGCGTACGTCGAGTACGCGCTCGACCAGTGCGCCCGGCACTCCATCGACGTGTTCGTGCCTGTCCTGCACCAGGCGACCCTCGTCGAGCACCGCGAGGAGTTCGCCGCGGTCGGTACGGCGCTGCTGGCGCCGCCCGCGGAGGCCGTGCACACCTTCCAGGACAAGGTGATCGCGTACGAGGCGGTCGAGAAGCTCGGCATTCCGGCACCGCCGTGGTGGCGGGTGCGGACCGCGGACGAGCTGATCGTGGCGGTCGACGCGCTGGAGGCCGACGGCCACAAGGCGTGCTTCAAGCCGGCCTCCGGGGCGGGCGGCGTCGGTTTCCGCATCATCACGCGGACCCCCTTCTCCCTGATGCACCTCAACGGCTTCCCCAGCCCGTACGTGCCGCTGGACATGGTCGTCGAGGCGCTGAGGCAGGCCGACGAGCCCGTGGACTGGCTGGTCATGCCGCGTCTGGAGCAGCCGGAGGTGTCCGTGGACTGCCTGACCGGTCCGGACGGGCGGGTACGGATGGCAGTGGGCCGGACCAAGAACGGCCGGCGGCGCGGCTTCACGCTCGACCCTCAGTGGATCGAGCCGTCCCGGCTGCTCGCGGAGTCGTTCGGGCTGCACTATCTGACGAACATTCAGTTCCGGATGCTCGGTGACGAGCCGGTCCTCATGGATGTGAACACGCGCCCGGCGGGCGGTCTGCACCAGCTCTCGCAGTGCGGCATCAACGCCCCTTGGGCGGCAGTGCGGTTGGCGCTCGGCGAGGAGCCAGGCGACGTGGTCCCGCCGTTCCTCGGGCAGGACTACACGGTCGTCGCGGGACCGCGTGCGGTACGGCCCGTGTCGCTGCCGCAGCAGCGCGCGGAGTTGGACGTCGCCGCGTCGGCGCCCGAGTCCGTCGTGAGCACCCAGACAACGCAGACCGCACAGGTGGCTCCGGCGCCCCAGTCAGCTCAGACGACCCAGGCCGCCCAGACTTCAGACAGTCCCCTGACCGTCTGACTGGCCCATACCAACTCGGTGGACGTGCCAACTCCCGTACCGTTCCTGAACACTGAGCGTTAGTGAGTCCTGTTGCCAGGACTGCTGCTCGGTGGCGCTGCCCCGAACGGTGTTGGGCAGGCTGGTCCCCCGCTTTCGCTCCACCACCGGTGACACGCATCTGGTGCGTGGTCCGGGTAGGTGGGGGCGGGTTTCCTCACGCAGCCGGATCTCCGGTCGGGCCTGGACGGTCCGATGCCCGCGACGATCACTCCGGTCGTCGTGGGGCGGTGCCGTCCGTCGTCTGATCGGGTGTCCGAGGGCGCGTCGCCCGATCGCGATGCTCGCCGCATCGTGTCGGGAAATCTTGCGAGTTGGTGTGGTCAGCGGTCGCTGCCAGTGCCGGGCACCCCACTTGCTGGTGTAGGCGGGGTCGACCGCGACGATGGTGATGTCCTGTTCCGCAGCCATCGACACCAGCCGGGCCTTGAGTTTCGCGGTGGGGAAGCGAGAGAGCCGGCGGCGGAAGCGTTTGTTGCGGCCGTACTTCTCCCGGCTTGTACCGTCGGTGAAGTCAAGGTCCTCGATGGCGATCGCGGCAGCGCCGCAGTCTCGGGTGTGGTGCAGCAGCCGACTCAGCGCGTGACGCAACTGCGCGTCCCGGTGCTCCGTGCTACCGGTCAGGTCGTAGAAGAAGCGCTGCGGCTCGCCAACCGGGTTGCCGTGCACGTCCAGTTGCCAGGCCGCCAGGTGGTCGTCGTTCATGTCCACCCCCACCACCCCGTGAGCCAGGGCCGCTTCGAGCGGCAGGGTGGGGGTGACGGCGCGCTGCCAGGAAGCCGTCACATACCAGCGGCTGCGGGCCGTGTCGTGGTTGATGCGGTAGGCCACCGCGCGGTTCGCGGTGATCCGGTCGCGCCACTCCTGGCCGCGATGCTGGAATCGTACGGTCACGTCCAGGACGTACCGGCCGTGCGGGGCGTTGGCCAGGTGGACAAGCGCGGCCGGGAGCTTGATCGAGACCTGTCCGGTATCGGTGACGCGGATGGTTTCGTTGCCGAACCGTTTGCCGGACTCCCCGTCGGCCGCCAGAAACATCCGCTCCGTCCGCCAGCATTCCCGCCACGCCTGCTCACTCAGCCCCGCTGCCCCCAGGTTGTGGCGGGTGCGGGCGAGGTGTTTGCCGCCGCGCACCACCCGCACCCGGCCCGCCGTCCAGGCTGCCTCCACCACCGCCAGCCGGTCCTTCAAGGTCTGCAGACGGCGCGCCTTGGCATGCCACTCACCCCGCGAGGCATAGCCGCGCACCAGCCCTGCCCGTTTGTCGGCCTTGGCGCCCAGCGGTCGGGCCAGCCGCGCCTCGACCGACGCGATCTGCCCCCGCAGCCAGCTCATCTGCGTCACCTGTCCGCGCCGGGCCAGCGCCCACTGATCGTGGGTGGCCTTGGTGATACTGCCCGCCCAACGCGCCGACGACCTCCCCGTCAGCCCTCGCTTGCGCACCGCCCAAGAAGCCGCATTGTGCTCCAGACCCTGCTGAGAGCGCTCCGCGAGATCACCGGCCGCCAGCGAGCCGAGAAAGTCACCGACCTCCGCCAGCACCCCCGCATCCGACTCGCTCACCCGCAGCCGGACCCGGACAGCCACTCCGGCCGGACCGGGCACCACGAACGGCGCCGCCAACTCCCGCAGCTTGCCCACCCGTTCACCCCCACCAGCCGAAGATCCCGTCACGGCACTCAACGAGCACCACCCGCAAAGGTCACCCATTCGACCCAAGAACTCCCGTTCCCCAGTCACAGCAGGCTTCACCGGCTGACGGCCGCGCATGGGGCCCGAGAAGTCCCCCCCAGGGCCCCAGGGCACCTCTCAAGGGGGTGCCCGGTCAGTCGACCGGGTACCCCCACTCCTTTGCCAACTCGGCCAGGCGCGGCGGCAGTTGGGCCGTCGGGTCGGCCGGGCGGGCCTGCTGGATGCGGCCCGACCTGATCGTGGGGCTCCAGTCGCCGAGCTGCGGGCGGAAGTCGCCGTGGTCCTTCTCGCCGTAGTCGAGCATCGCGCTCTCCCAGGGGACACCGAGGTACTCGCACAGCCCGCGGGTGGTCCGCTCCGGGTGGGCGGTGAGGTCCTCGTACGTCATCACATGGGCGTCGAGGGTGCGGCGGGCCTCGTCCAGTTTCTCGCTGTAGTCGAGGACCTCGGCGCGGATCTGTTCGTGGTCCGGGTCGGTGCGGCGGTCGGTGAGCGAGGCGACGACCGCACCCGGGTGGCGGAGCAGCACGATGTAGCGGGCTTTGGGCCAACATCGGTGCAGGCGCGGCCACATGAGGGTGTTCGGCGGGGTCTTGTCGACGATGATCTGCTTGCCACTGCGGGCGAGTTCCAGGTGCAGCACCCGGTCCCAGAGCACATGCTCCAGCTCGTCCTTGTCGAGTTCGAGCGCCTTCATGGCGTCGGCGGTGAAGTCGCGCGACAGGTTGATGTGCAGGGTGCGCAGATGCATCTCGTGCGGGGCGCGGATCCTGCTGTGGCTGTTCAGCAGGACCCTCAGCAGGGTCGAGCCCGAGCGCACGGAGGAGAGGACGAAGACCGGCGAGTCCACCAGCCGCGGGGCGCGCGGAGCGGTGTACGAGTCCCCGTCGGTCCTGGGCGTGGGCATGGCGTCGAGGTTCCGGCGCGGCGGGCTCACCGCCTGGGCCATCAGCCTTCCCCTGCGCCTCAGCCCCTTGCCGATCGCGGACATTCGCGGGTCTCGCACGGTGACACCTTTCTCTCGCACTGCCCCACATCAGAGGGGCGACGGGCGAACTCCAGGTGTCGTGCAGGGAACAGGCACTGGTCACGGCGGGCGATGGACCCGCCGTGACCAGGCGTCTTACCGCTTCCTTAATTCTTCATGGGAAGCGTGGTCACTTGTTCTCCACGGCCAGTCGCAGCGTCTGGATCTCGAAGGGCCGCAGTGTGACGGACACACTGTCGCCGTCCGTGTCCGCGCTGGTCAGCGGGCGTTCCAGGAGATCGGTGAGCTGGGCGCCGGCGAGCGGGAAGCTCGTGCGCAGGGTGCCCTGCGCCCGGCCGCCGAGGGACTCGTAGACGCGTACGACGACATCGCCCGAGGCGTCGTCGGCGAGCTTGACCGACTCGATGGTCACGCCCCCGCCGTCCACGGACACGACCGGTTCGGGGGTGCCCGCCGAGTCCGCCACCCGCAGGGGGAGGTTGAGCGAGTAGCCCTCGGCGACGGCGTCCTCGATGGTCGCGCCCGGCAGCAGCGCGTAGGTGAAGCGGTGCTTGCCCTGGTCGGCCTCCGGGTCCGGGATGCGCGGGGCGCGGACCAGGCTGAGGTGGACCGTGGTGGTCGTGCCGCCGTCCTCGCGGACCGTGCGGGTGACGTCGTGGCCGTAGGTGGAGTCGTTGATGACCGCGACGCCGTAGCCCGGTTCGCCGATGTGGACCCAGCGGTGGCCGGAGACCTCGAAGCGGGCCGACTCCCAGCTGGTGTTGGTGTGCGTGGGCCGCTGGATGTGGCCGAACGCGATCTCGGCGGACGAGTGCGCCGCCCGGACGTCCACCGGGAAGCCCGCCTTGAGGAACTTCTCGGCCTCGTGCCAGTCGATGTCCGTCTCGAAGTCGATACGGGGGCTGCCCGCACGGAGGCTGATCGTCTGGGTGATGCGCGAGCCCTTGCCGAAGGAGCGCTCCACGCGGATCGCGCCCAGCAGCGGGTCCTCCTCGACCACGGTCAGCGACTCCGCGTCCAGCAGGTCCGTGTAGCGGTTCTTGTAGTGCTTGTCGACGTCCCACGCGTCCCAGTAGTTCGGGAGGTCCGTGTGCAGCCGGAGCAGGTTGCCCGTGTCGGCGAGGACCTCTCGGCCGCCGGCGCGCAGATCGCGTACGGAGGCCAGGGTGCCGTCCTCGGCGACCTCGACGCGGACCAGTCCGTTGTCGAGGACGCGGCCGGCGACTGTCACCGGCTCGGGTGCGTCGCCGGTGCCGAGGGGTGCGCTGCCGTTCGCGGGGACGACGGTGTGGGCGAGGGTGCCGTCGGCGGTCCGTACGACCTCCCGGCGCTCGACCGGGCTGGTGTTGAAGACGCGGGTGCCGCCCGTGCCGAGTGCGGTGACCGCCTCGGCGGTCAGCTCCTCGACCTCGACCGCGACGCGCGCGTACTCGGCCTCCGCCTCGCGGTGCACCCAGGCGATGGAGGACCCGGGCAGGATGTCGTGGAACTGGTGGAGCAGGACCGTCTTCCAGAGCCGGTCGAGCTTCTCGTGCGGGTAGGCGTAGCCGGGAGCGTGCAGCGCGGCCGTCGTGGCCCACAGCTCGGCCTCGCGGAGCTTGTGTTCGCTCCTGCGGTTGCCCTGCTTGGTGCGGGCCTGCGAGGTGTAGGTGGCGCGGTGCAGTTCCAGGTAGAGCTCGCCGACCCAGACCGGGGCGTCCGGGTACTCCTCGCGGGCCTTGGCGAAGAAGTCGTCCGGGTGCTCGACGACGACCTTCGGCGAACCCTCCAGGTCCGCCAGCCGGCGCGCCCGTTCCATGATCTCGCGGGTGGGGCCGCCGCCGCCGTCGCCCCAGCCGAAGGGGGCCAGCGAGCGGGTGGCGGCGCCCTTCTCCTGGTAGTTGCGGGTGGCGCGGGCCATCTCCTCGCCGCTGAAGCGCGCGTTGTAGGTGTCGACGGGCGGGAAGTGCGTGAAGATCCGCGTGCCGTCGATGCCCTCCCACCAGAAGGTGTGGTGCGGGAACTTGTTGGTCTGGTTCCAGGAGATCTTCTGGGTGAGGAACCACTCGTTGCCCGCCAGCTTGGCGAGCTGCGGGTAGGCCGCGGTGTAGCCGAAGGAGTCGGGCAGCCACACGCCCTTGGTCTCGACGCCGAAGTGCTCGATGAAGAACCGCTTGCCGTGGATGAGCTGGCGGGCGACGGCCTCGCCGCCGGGCAGGTTGCCGTCGGCCTCGACCCACATGCCGCCGACCGGCGCCCACTGGCCCTTCTTGACGGACTCCTGGATGCGGGCCCAGACCTTCGGGTAGTTGTCGCGCACCCACTCGTACTGCTGGGCCTGCGAGCAGGCGAAGATGAAGTCGTCGTACTCGTCGGCGAGCGAGGTGACGTTCGAGAAGGTGCGGGACGTCTTGCGCTTGGTCTCGCGGATCGGCCAGAGCCAGGCGGAGTCGATGTGCGCGTGGCCGACGCCGGAGACGATGTGGGCGCTGGCGTTGGCGGGCTTGGACAGCGCGGGCTTGAGCGCGGCCCGTACGTCCGCCGCCGTGCCGGAGACGTCGTCGAGGTCCAGCAGGTCCAGGGCCCGGTCCAGGGTGTGCATGATCTCGTGCCGGCGCGGGTCGTGCTCGCCCAGTTCCAGCATCAGTTCACGCAGCACCTGGACGTCGAGGTCGAGGTGCCAGACCTCCTCGTCGAGGACCGCGATGTCGGCGCGCTGGAAGGTGTAGATCGGCTTGTCGCCCGCGGTGAGCTTGTCGCCCATGGGCGTGATCTTGGAGAAGTTGTCGGCGAGGATGTCCGGGTTGGAGGCCGCCTCGACCAGGTAGTCGATCCGCTCGCCGCCGACGGCGGGGTTGGCGATCGCCACGTACTGGTTGAGCGGGTTGACCGCCTTCAGCGGGGTGCCGTCCGTGAGGTGGACGAGCGCCTCGGCCTGGTTGCCCGGCCAGTCGCCGATGAAGCCGAGGTCGATGACGGCCTCGACGCGCTTGCCGGCCCACTCGGCGGGCACCTGCCCGCGCATCCGGAACCAGGTGGTGCCCCAGGGCGGTCCCCAGGGGGTGTCCATCGCGAAGGGCTCGTACGAGGAGGCCGCGGCCTCCTCGAAGGGGACGGGCTCGCCCGGAGCCTGCCAGGCCTCGACCTCGAAGGGTACGGAGGCGGCGTAGATCGCGGTCTTGATGCGCTGGTCGTGGACGCGCTGGACGCGCTCTTCGATCCGGCGGCGTTCGTCGTGCATCTCAAGTCTCCAGGTAGCGGGGAAAGCGCTTACTCAAGGTACGCCAACCCAGGATGGGCTCCGGTGTATCCGTCGACCAGCCTGCGGGCGACATTCACGGAGTCGACGAGCGGGTGCAGGGCGAAGGCCTTCACGGCCGTCGTGCGGGAGCGCGACTCGGCGGCGGCGAGCACCTCTCGCTCCACCGCCTTCACCGCGCAGACCAGGCCTGTCGCGTGGTCCGGGAGCGGGGCGACGGCGACGGGGTGGGCGCCGTTGGCGTCGACGAGGCAGGGCACCTCGATGACGGCGTCCGTGTCGAGCACCGAGAGGGTGCCTTGGTTCCGGACGTTGAGGATCAGCGTGGTGCGCTCGTCGCGGGCGATGGCCCGCATCAGGGCGAGCGCCACCTTCTCGTAGCCGCCGGAGAGGTCGTCGGCGTCACGCTCGCCGGCGCCGGCCGTCTCCCGGTTCTCCGACATGTACGTGGCCTCGCGCTCGGCGCGCGTACGGTCCCAGGCGGTGAGCGCGGCGGCGTCCGGGCGCTTCATCTCCTCGTAGAAGTGCTCCTGCTGGTCGCGGAGGAACGCGCCGCGGGTCTTCTCGGCCTCGCTGTAGGCGCGGACCGCTTCCCGGTTGAAGTAGTAGTAGTGCAGGTACTCGTTCGGGATCGCGCCGAGCGACTGGAGCCACTCGGTGCCGAAGAGCTTGCCCTCCTCGAAGGAGCCGAGGAGGTCCGGGTCGGCGAGCAGCCGCGGGAGTTCGTCGCGTCCGGCGACGTGCAGGCCGCGGACCCAGCCGAGGTGGTTGAGGCCGACGTAGTCGATCCAGGCCTCGCGCGGGTTGGCGCCGAGCACCCGGGCGATACGGCGGCCGAGGCCGACCGGTGAGTCGCAGATGCCGATCACGCGGTCGCCGAGGTGCCGGGACATGGCCTCGGTGACCAGGCCCGCCGGGTTGGTGAAGTTGATGAGCCAGGCGTCGGGCGCGAGCCGGGCCACACGCTGTGCGATGTCCACGGCGACGGGCACCGTGCGCAGTCCGTACGCGATGCCGCCGGCGCCGACCGTCTCCTGGCCGAGGACGCCCTGGTCGAGGGCGACCCGCTCGTCCGCGGCACGACCTTCGAGGCCACCGACGCGGATCGCGGAGAAGATGAAGTCGGCGCCGCGCAGCGCTTCGTCGAGGTCGGTGGTGGCGGTCACGGCGGGTGCGTCGGGGACGCCCGCCGCCTGCTCGGCGAGGACGCGGGCGACGGCGGAGAGCCGTCCCGCGTCCAGGTCGTGCAGCACGACGTCGGTGACGCGGCCCTCGCCGCGGTCCCCGAGGAGCGCCCCGTACACGAGCGGCACCCGGAACCCGCCGCCGCCCAGAATCGTCAGCTTCACGCAACTGCCCTTTCGATGTTCGTCGAGGTCCATGAGTTCCTCGATGTCCGCGAACCGGCGCGCACGCCGCTCACGTCAGCACCACGCGCACGCCCGCCTCCTCCAGGGCCGACCGCGTCCCGGCGTCCGCCGGTCCGTTGGTCACCACCACGTCCAGTTCCTCGGGCCCGCAGACCTTGGCCATGCCCGTGCCCGGGAACTTGGCGCGGTCGGCGAGCAGGACGACCCGGTCGGCCGCCTTGATCATGGCCCGCTTGACCGGCACCTCGACGACCGTCGTGTCCATCACCTGCCCGCCGGGCCGCACTCCACTGGTGCCGAGGAAGAGCCAGTCCGCGTGCAGCTGACGCAGGTTGTCCTCGGTGAGGAAGCCGACCAGTGAGCGGTACTCGCGGCGGACCATGCCGCCGAGCAGCACCAGTTCGATGCCCTCGTCGTCCACCAGCTCCTCGTAGACCACGAGGTTGCTGGTGATCACGGTGATCCGGCGGCCGTGCAGCTGCCGGGCCAGCCGGTAGGCGGTGGTGCCGATGTCGAGCAGGACCGACTGGCCGTCCTCGACCATCGCGGCGGCGCGTTCGGCTATGGCGTCCTTCTCGGCCACGCGCACCTCGGCGACCTCGGCGAAGGGCTGGTCGCCCTCCTCGGCGACCGCCCCGCCGTGCACGCGGGTGAGCAGCCCCTCCTCCTCCAGTTTGAGCAGGTCACGCCGGACTGTGGCGGGGCTCACACCCAGCTGCTCCGAGAGGTCGGTGACGGCTGCGGGGCCCCCGTTGCGCAGGGCCCGCAGGATGAGTTGATGTCGTCGCTCTGCCAGCACGCGCTGAACAGTACTCGTCATTCGCAATCATTTCTATGCTCAGTTCTGCTCGACTCTTGCCAAATCAGCCGGAGGCGCGCACGATCCTGTCCACCGAAACACGATCCCGTGCATCGAAAGTGAAGAGTTTTGACGAGAGGATGCGCTCGTGGGTGACGAACGGCCCGACGCGCGGCCCGATGTGCTGCTGACCGGGCTGCTCTTCTACGACCTCGTCCTGACCGGTCTGGGCAAGCCGCCGACCCCCGGCGAGGAGATCTGGACCGACGGGATGGGCACGAGCCCCGGCGGGATCGCGAACCTGGCCGTGGCCGCGGCCCGCTACGGCCTGAGGACGTCTCTGGCCACGGTGTTCGGCGACGACTACTACGGCGCCCACTGCCGTGAGGTCCTCGCGGAGCAGGAGCACATCGACCTCTCGCTCTCCCGTACCGCGGACGGCTGGCACACCCCGGTCACCGTCTCGATCGCGTACGGACACGACCGCGCCCTGGTCACCCACGGCCAGGAACCCCCGTACTCGCAGGACGCGTTGATGGGTGACCCGCCCGCCGCGCGCACGGCCCTCGTGCACATCGAGGCCGAACCCCGCGAGTGGCTCGCCAAGGCGGCGGCGAACGGTACGAAGATCTACGCGGACGTCGGCTGGGATCCCACCCAGCAGTGGTCCTCGGCCCTCCTCGACCAGCTCGCCCTGTGCCACGCCTTCGTCCCGAACGACACCGAGGCGATGGCGTACACCC is drawn from Streptomyces liliifuscus and contains these coding sequences:
- a CDS encoding sulfotransferase family protein, which produces MRDPRMSAIGKGLRRRGRLMAQAVSPPRRNLDAMPTPRTDGDSYTAPRAPRLVDSPVFVLSSVRSGSTLLRVLLNSHSRIRAPHEMHLRTLHINLSRDFTADAMKALELDKDELEHVLWDRVLHLELARSGKQIIVDKTPPNTLMWPRLHRCWPKARYIVLLRHPGAVVASLTDRRTDPDHEQIRAEVLDYSEKLDEARRTLDAHVMTYEDLTAHPERTTRGLCEYLGVPWESAMLDYGEKDHGDFRPQLGDWSPTIRSGRIQQARPADPTAQLPPRLAELAKEWGYPVD
- a CDS encoding alpha-mannosidase, which produces MHDERRRIEERVQRVHDQRIKTAIYAASVPFEVEAWQAPGEPVPFEEAAASSYEPFAMDTPWGPPWGTTWFRMRGQVPAEWAGKRVEAVIDLGFIGDWPGNQAEALVHLTDGTPLKAVNPLNQYVAIANPAVGGERIDYLVEAASNPDILADNFSKITPMGDKLTAGDKPIYTFQRADIAVLDEEVWHLDLDVQVLRELMLELGEHDPRRHEIMHTLDRALDLLDLDDVSGTAADVRAALKPALSKPANASAHIVSGVGHAHIDSAWLWPIRETKRKTSRTFSNVTSLADEYDDFIFACSQAQQYEWVRDNYPKVWARIQESVKKGQWAPVGGMWVEADGNLPGGEAVARQLIHGKRFFIEHFGVETKGVWLPDSFGYTAAYPQLAKLAGNEWFLTQKISWNQTNKFPHHTFWWEGIDGTRIFTHFPPVDTYNARFSGEEMARATRNYQEKGAATRSLAPFGWGDGGGGPTREIMERARRLADLEGSPKVVVEHPDDFFAKAREEYPDAPVWVGELYLELHRATYTSQARTKQGNRRSEHKLREAELWATTAALHAPGYAYPHEKLDRLWKTVLLHQFHDILPGSSIAWVHREAEAEYARVAVEVEELTAEAVTALGTGGTRVFNTSPVERREVVRTADGTLAHTVVPANGSAPLGTGDAPEPVTVAGRVLDNGLVRVEVAEDGTLASVRDLRAGGREVLADTGNLLRLHTDLPNYWDAWDVDKHYKNRYTDLLDAESLTVVEEDPLLGAIRVERSFGKGSRITQTISLRAGSPRIDFETDIDWHEAEKFLKAGFPVDVRAAHSSAEIAFGHIQRPTHTNTSWESARFEVSGHRWVHIGEPGYGVAVINDSTYGHDVTRTVREDGGTTTTVHLSLVRAPRIPDPEADQGKHRFTYALLPGATIEDAVAEGYSLNLPLRVADSAGTPEPVVSVDGGGVTIESVKLADDASGDVVVRVYESLGGRAQGTLRTSFPLAGAQLTDLLERPLTSADTDGDSVSVTLRPFEIQTLRLAVENK
- a CDS encoding 6-phospho-beta-glucosidase, which gives rise to MKLTILGGGGFRVPLVYGALLGDRGEGRVTDVVLHDLDAGRLSAVARVLAEQAAGVPDAPAVTATTDLDEALRGADFIFSAIRVGGLEGRAADERVALDQGVLGQETVGAGGIAYGLRTVPVAVDIAQRVARLAPDAWLINFTNPAGLVTEAMSRHLGDRVIGICDSPVGLGRRIARVLGANPREAWIDYVGLNHLGWVRGLHVAGRDELPRLLADPDLLGSFEEGKLFGTEWLQSLGAIPNEYLHYYYFNREAVRAYSEAEKTRGAFLRDQQEHFYEEMKRPDAAALTAWDRTRAEREATYMSENRETAGAGERDADDLSGGYEKVALALMRAIARDERTTLILNVRNQGTLSVLDTDAVIEVPCLVDANGAHPVAVAPLPDHATGLVCAVKAVEREVLAAAESRSRTTAVKAFALHPLVDSVNVARRLVDGYTGAHPGLAYLE
- a CDS encoding DeoR/GlpR family DNA-binding transcription regulator → MLAERRHQLILRALRNGGPAAVTDLSEQLGVSPATVRRDLLKLEEEGLLTRVHGGAVAEEGDQPFAEVAEVRVAEKDAIAERAAAMVEDGQSVLLDIGTTAYRLARQLHGRRITVITSNLVVYEELVDDEGIELVLLGGMVRREYRSLVGFLTEDNLRQLHADWLFLGTSGVRPGGQVMDTTVVEVPVKRAMIKAADRVVLLADRAKFPGTGMAKVCGPEELDVVVTNGPADAGTRSALEEAGVRVVLT